Proteins encoded by one window of Brienomyrus brachyistius isolate T26 chromosome 1, BBRACH_0.4, whole genome shotgun sequence:
- the rnf17 gene encoding RING finger protein 17 isoform X2: MLKKMHETTDQPFDVMNMGEEESLPVYLQHIGPHQKKNLNPVPPERRTQHRHQPNGNAASIFWQGEDQEIGSSSELFSRPSANRPDVIIEEFMKESESAIILQSPENKASKATQKMQSKTNIHHGQVFQEWVFVTHVANPNHFYIRRVAEKRAGVLLARKINTFCSGERRFFVSDDDLVTGSTVFVRWKENVWYRAVLTEIFKNEQDKPVNRCSASTVSKVHVFFQDYGFSEQVSLSVKQDDGTDPVVRLNQQLRKLDLMAQSVLRCWVPQAIKCSLKDIVPADPIKGWDQKAQAEFWRVVGTKAVPMQVFGQDNDTLLVDLKNAPMDKSATNMPVSLREYLVFLDLARFYSPLDQDRKMVSGAKRSLQFYPPVLPNVGVQFCAVVCHINSPSDFYIQMVDNAEFLLLNAKLQECYSQDIPKRQGVKVSYPLTNQACVAMFEDKVWYRAQIIGFPGGRQVEVRYVDFGNKKSLPLDDVCCIKEEFLALPAMAIHCCLADVEPLPAMKMWSEECSERFHNLVGQKLMSTVVTEVNQAQQILLVRLLELNSISNMTMSSDIGELLVKEGLASFLSGVTLDKEPLSSKTTIWDPPFESPLEVTEADISSENTTEHVFEVDLHSERQLCASELRVRVTHVTSPASFFVQFLQMDSSLKRVYKMLKEEYALSKPLPEEWKAQMYCAALINGVWERGQICSVSSNNVAEVLRCDFGGKVKLQLNNLRPLRHHLIGSLVLECSLCDIRPTGGGTTWTVTACEFISYYLTGALAIMTVKDKAQQPVSVALYCHSKASQEVSFADVMVSAGLALKERRPDVVSVKTSEGSDQQGSVSMGENQRPLCCMLSGLLEELKTEHYSPPKLPQCGLVQMTITAVSEDGAIYAMTQEAEQHFVQLKRTLRYVKSLPRQKPYNWKHGQGCAVMGSDVLWYRAEVLEVIGGHIKVRYVDQGLVENIPECYVYPMLLSKEVPQLSVPCQLHGVIPVGGVWQRDAVELLKELLHMRYVNMQIMEVPVDPRGHLTVQIVVDGIDLSKFMVHHQHAIMRPIISKEKDNMEVYVIDHDNWDWDVNGMEYAVLQLKRYTYPRMPEKGQCFPVQITHLCTPNEVFLSPLLDMEDFVEDSEENLEEALAYVNEMVDRLQPLSDFAIGSPCLAKYSDGQYYRAKILSIKNYNPVQILVRHVDFGSDDTLSTQKLRQIPSELLQYPCKAIKVRVTGLRPPHVSLEKERVSYSPEWSIKAVLEMIDLLHGKITACVMSTGPEIAVMLYNDVGALVHRPLIEKGLAEED, encoded by the exons ATGCTGAAGAAAATGCACGAAACCACTGACCAGCCTTTTGATGTCATGAACATGGG TGAAGAAGAATCCCTTCCCGTTTATCTCCAGCACATAGGACCTCACCAAAAGAAGAATCTGAACCCTGTTCCTCCAGAAAGGAGGACACAACATAGACACCAGCCTAATGGCAATGCAGCCAGCATCTTTTGGCAAGGGGAAGACCAGGAAATTGGCAGTTCCTCTGAATTGTTTTCTAGGCCTTCTGCCAATAGACCTGATGTAATCATTGAAGAGTTTATGAAGGAATCAGAATCTG cCATCATTCTGCAGTCACCTGAAAACAAGGCGTCCAAAGCAACCCAAAAGATGCAAAGTAAAACGAACATTCATCACGGTCAAG TTTTTCAGGAGTGGGTGTTTGTAACACATGTGGCCAACCCAAATCATTTCTACATCCGACGTGTGGCTGAAAAGAGGGCGGGGGTCTTATTGGCCAGGAAGATCAATACTTTTTGCTCTGGAGAGAGGAGATTCTTTGTCTCAGATGATGATTTGGTGACCG GCTCCACAGTCTTTGTGAGGTGGAAGGAAAACGTGTGGTATCGGGCAGTGCTGACTGAGATCTTCAAAAATGAGCAGGACAAACCAGTGAATAGATGCTCAGCGTCAACTGTGTCCAAAGTGCACGTCTTTTTCCAAGACTATGGCTTTTCCGAACAAGTCTCTCTCTCAGT TAAGCAGGATGATGGTACAGACCCAGTTGTCAGACTAAACCAGCAACTTCGAAAACTAGACCTGATGGCCCAGTCTGTACTGCGTTGTTGGGTCCCCCAAGCTATCAAGTGTTCATTAAAGGACATAGTTCCTGCAGATCCG ATAAAGGGCTGGGATCAAAAGGCCCAGGCAGAGTTCTGGCGAGTGGTTGGTACCAAAGCAGTACCAATGCAGGTGTTTGGACAGGACAACGACACTTTATTGGTGGACCTAAAGAATGCGCCCATGGATAAAAGTGCTACCAACATGCCTGTCTCCCTCAGAGAGTATCTTGTCTTTCTGGATTTGGCTAG ATTTTATTCGCCATTAGACCAGGACCGTAAAATGGTTTCTGGTGCCAAAAGATCCTTGCAATTCTATCCTCCAGTGCTTCCCAATGTCGGAGTACAGttctgtgctgtggtgtgtcacatTAACAGTCCTTCTGACTTTTACATCCAAATG GTTGATAATGCAGAGTTTCTGCTGCTCAATGCCAAGCTGCAAGAATGTTATTCCCAGGATATTCCAAAGAGGCAAGGCGTCAAGGTGTCCTATCCACTGACAAATCAGGCCTGTGTCGCTATGTTTGAGGACAAGGTTTGGTACCGAGCTCAGATAATTG GTTTCCCTGGTGGCAGGCAGGTGGAAGTGAGATATGTAGACTTTGGCAACAAGAAGAGTCTGCCTTTAGATGATGTATGCTGCATAAAGGAGGAGTTCCTTGCCCTGCCAGCCATG GCAATTCACTGCTGCCTGGCAGATGTGGAGCCTCTTCCAGCTATGAAAATGTGGAGTGAGGAATGCTCGGAGAGATTCCATAACCTAGTGGGACAGAAGCTAATGTCTACTGTGGTAACTG AGGTGAACCAAGCACAGCAAATTTTACTGGTCAGGCTGTTGGAACTTAATAGCATCAGTAACATGACAATGTCAAGTGACATTGGGGAGCTTCTCGTGAAAGAAGGCTTGGCTTCTTTCCTCAGTGG AGTGACACTTGATAAAGAACCTCTATCGTCAAAGACAACTATCTGGGACCCTCCATTCGAAAGCCCTTTGGAGGTAACGGAGGCTGACATATCTTCAGAAAATACTACAGAACACGTGTTTGAAGTTGATCTTCATAGTGAACGTCAGCTCTGTGCCTCTGAGCTGAGGGTGAGGGTCACCCATGTCACTTCCCCAGCTAGCTTTTTTGTGCAGTTTCTGCAGATGGACAGCAGTCTCAAGAG GGTATATAAAATGTTGAAGGAAGAGTATGCATTGTCCAAGCCTCTGCCAGAAGAGTGGAAAGCACAGATGTACTGTGCTGCCCTCATCAATGGCGTCTGGGAAAGAGGGCAGATCTGCTCTGTATCTTCCAACAATGTCGCAGAG GTACTACGCTGCGATTTTGGAGGCAAAGTGAAACTTCAGCTGAACAACCTCAGGCCTCTTCGACATCATCTCATTGGTAGCCTTGTTCTCGAGTGTTCCCTTTGTGACATAAG ACCTACAGGAGGCGGCACTACTTGGACAGTCACTGCATGTGAATTCATCTCTTATTACCTAACAGGTGCTCTGGCTATTATGACTGTCAAG GACAAGGCCCAGCAGCCAGTCTCTGTTGCTTTATACTGCCACAGCAAGGCTAGCCAGGAGGTCAGCTTTGCTGATGTCATGGTCAGTGCGGGTCTGGCACTTAAGGAGAGGAGACCTGA TGTGGTCTCTGTTAAAACATCTGAAGGATCTGATCAACAAGGAAGTGTATCAATGGGGGAAAACCAGAGGCCGTTATGTTGCATGTTGTCTGGTCTGCTGGAAGAGCTAAAGACCGAACATTACAGTCCACCAAAGCTGCCTCAATGTGGCCTTGTACAGATGACCATCACAGCTGTCAGCGAGGACGGGGCTATCTATGCTATGACTCAGGAAGCTG AACAGCATTTTGTGCAGCTGAAACGGACATTGCGATACGTTAAGTCCTTGCCCAGGCAGAAGCCCTACAACTGGAAGCATGGGCAAGGCTGTGCTGTCATGGGCTCTGATGTACTGTGGTACAGAGCAGAAGTGCTTGAGGTCATTGGTGGACACATTAAG GTGAGATACGTGGACCAGGGCTTGGTGGAGAACATTCCGGAGTGTTATGTTTACCCGATGTTGCTGTCTAAGGAAGTGCCCCAATTGAGTGTACCTTGTCAGTTGCATGGAGTCATTCCT GTCGGTGGAGTTTGGCAGAGGGATGCTGTGGAATTGCTAAAGGAGTTACTGCATATGCGTTATGTGAACATGCAGATCATG GAGGTACCTGTGGATCCTAGAGGTCACTTGACAGTTCAAATTGTGGTAGATGGGATAGACCTTAGCAAGTTCATGGTTCATCACCAACATGCTATCATGAGGCCCATCATCTCAAAAGAAAAG GATAATATGGAGGTGTATGTCATTGACCACGACAACTGGGACTGGGACGTAAAT GGCATGGAGTATGCAGTGTTGCAGCTTAAAAGGTATACCTATCCAAGAATGCCAGAGAAgggacagtgtttcccagtccaaaTCACACACCTCTGCACTCCCAATGAG GTTTTTCTCTCTCCCCTTCTGGACATGGAGGATTTTGTGGAGGACAGTGAGGAAAACCTGGAAGAAGCTCTTGCGTATGTGAATGAGATGGTGGACAGACTCCAGCCACTCAGTGACTTTGCCATTG GAAGCCCTTGCTTGGCCAAGTACAGTGATGGGCAGTACTACAGGGCCAAGATACTGAGCATTAAAAATTATAACCCAGTCCAAATCCTGGTGAGGCATGTGGATTTTGGCTCTGATGATACTTTgtccacacaaaa GCTACGTCAGATCCCTTCTGAGCTGTTGCAGTATCCCTGCAAAGCTATCAAAGTACGAGTGACTGGGCTCAGGCCCCCTCATGTCAGCCTGGAGAAGGAAAGAGTCTCGTACTCCCCCGAATGGAGCATTAAGGCTGTACTTGAGATGATTGACTTGCTGCATGGCAAAATTACCGCTTGTGTCATG TCAACAGGACCTGAAATTGCTGTGATGCTGTACAATGATGTGGGAGCTCTAGTTCACCGCCCACTAATAGAAAAAGGGCTAGCCGAAGAAGATTGA
- the rnf17 gene encoding RING finger protein 17 isoform X1 — protein sequence MLKKMHETTDQPFDVMNMGEEESLPVYLQHIGPHQKKNLNPVPPERRTQHRHQPNGNAASIFWQGEDQEIGSSSELFSRPSANRPDVIIEEFMKESESAIILQSPENKASKATQKMQSKTNIHHGQVFQEWVFVTHVANPNHFYIRRVAEKRAGVLLARKINTFCSGERRFFVSDDDLVTGSTVFVRWKENVWYRAVLTEIFKNEQDKPVNRCSASTVSKVHVFFQDYGFSEQVSLSVKQDDGTDPVVRLNQQLRKLDLMAQSVLRCWVPQAIKCSLKDIVPADPIKGWDQKAQAEFWRVVGTKAVPMQVFGQDNDTLLVDLKNAPMDKSATNMPVSLREYLVFLDLARFYSPLDQDRKMVSGAKRSLQFYPPVLPNVGVQFCAVVCHINSPSDFYIQMQVDNAEFLLLNAKLQECYSQDIPKRQGVKVSYPLTNQACVAMFEDKVWYRAQIIGFPGGRQVEVRYVDFGNKKSLPLDDVCCIKEEFLALPAMAIHCCLADVEPLPAMKMWSEECSERFHNLVGQKLMSTVVTEVNQAQQILLVRLLELNSISNMTMSSDIGELLVKEGLASFLSGVTLDKEPLSSKTTIWDPPFESPLEVTEADISSENTTEHVFEVDLHSERQLCASELRVRVTHVTSPASFFVQFLQMDSSLKRVYKMLKEEYALSKPLPEEWKAQMYCAALINGVWERGQICSVSSNNVAEVLRCDFGGKVKLQLNNLRPLRHHLIGSLVLECSLCDIRPTGGGTTWTVTACEFISYYLTGALAIMTVKDKAQQPVSVALYCHSKASQEVSFADVMVSAGLALKERRPDVVSVKTSEGSDQQGSVSMGENQRPLCCMLSGLLEELKTEHYSPPKLPQCGLVQMTITAVSEDGAIYAMTQEAEQHFVQLKRTLRYVKSLPRQKPYNWKHGQGCAVMGSDVLWYRAEVLEVIGGHIKVRYVDQGLVENIPECYVYPMLLSKEVPQLSVPCQLHGVIPVGGVWQRDAVELLKELLHMRYVNMQIMEVPVDPRGHLTVQIVVDGIDLSKFMVHHQHAIMRPIISKEKDNMEVYVIDHDNWDWDVNGMEYAVLQLKRYTYPRMPEKGQCFPVQITHLCTPNEVFLSPLLDMEDFVEDSEENLEEALAYVNEMVDRLQPLSDFAIGSPCLAKYSDGQYYRAKILSIKNYNPVQILVRHVDFGSDDTLSTQKLRQIPSELLQYPCKAIKVRVTGLRPPHVSLEKERVSYSPEWSIKAVLEMIDLLHGKITACVMSTGPEIAVMLYNDVGALVHRPLIEKGLAEED from the exons ATGCTGAAGAAAATGCACGAAACCACTGACCAGCCTTTTGATGTCATGAACATGGG TGAAGAAGAATCCCTTCCCGTTTATCTCCAGCACATAGGACCTCACCAAAAGAAGAATCTGAACCCTGTTCCTCCAGAAAGGAGGACACAACATAGACACCAGCCTAATGGCAATGCAGCCAGCATCTTTTGGCAAGGGGAAGACCAGGAAATTGGCAGTTCCTCTGAATTGTTTTCTAGGCCTTCTGCCAATAGACCTGATGTAATCATTGAAGAGTTTATGAAGGAATCAGAATCTG cCATCATTCTGCAGTCACCTGAAAACAAGGCGTCCAAAGCAACCCAAAAGATGCAAAGTAAAACGAACATTCATCACGGTCAAG TTTTTCAGGAGTGGGTGTTTGTAACACATGTGGCCAACCCAAATCATTTCTACATCCGACGTGTGGCTGAAAAGAGGGCGGGGGTCTTATTGGCCAGGAAGATCAATACTTTTTGCTCTGGAGAGAGGAGATTCTTTGTCTCAGATGATGATTTGGTGACCG GCTCCACAGTCTTTGTGAGGTGGAAGGAAAACGTGTGGTATCGGGCAGTGCTGACTGAGATCTTCAAAAATGAGCAGGACAAACCAGTGAATAGATGCTCAGCGTCAACTGTGTCCAAAGTGCACGTCTTTTTCCAAGACTATGGCTTTTCCGAACAAGTCTCTCTCTCAGT TAAGCAGGATGATGGTACAGACCCAGTTGTCAGACTAAACCAGCAACTTCGAAAACTAGACCTGATGGCCCAGTCTGTACTGCGTTGTTGGGTCCCCCAAGCTATCAAGTGTTCATTAAAGGACATAGTTCCTGCAGATCCG ATAAAGGGCTGGGATCAAAAGGCCCAGGCAGAGTTCTGGCGAGTGGTTGGTACCAAAGCAGTACCAATGCAGGTGTTTGGACAGGACAACGACACTTTATTGGTGGACCTAAAGAATGCGCCCATGGATAAAAGTGCTACCAACATGCCTGTCTCCCTCAGAGAGTATCTTGTCTTTCTGGATTTGGCTAG ATTTTATTCGCCATTAGACCAGGACCGTAAAATGGTTTCTGGTGCCAAAAGATCCTTGCAATTCTATCCTCCAGTGCTTCCCAATGTCGGAGTACAGttctgtgctgtggtgtgtcacatTAACAGTCCTTCTGACTTTTACATCCAAATG CAGGTTGATAATGCAGAGTTTCTGCTGCTCAATGCCAAGCTGCAAGAATGTTATTCCCAGGATATTCCAAAGAGGCAAGGCGTCAAGGTGTCCTATCCACTGACAAATCAGGCCTGTGTCGCTATGTTTGAGGACAAGGTTTGGTACCGAGCTCAGATAATTG GTTTCCCTGGTGGCAGGCAGGTGGAAGTGAGATATGTAGACTTTGGCAACAAGAAGAGTCTGCCTTTAGATGATGTATGCTGCATAAAGGAGGAGTTCCTTGCCCTGCCAGCCATG GCAATTCACTGCTGCCTGGCAGATGTGGAGCCTCTTCCAGCTATGAAAATGTGGAGTGAGGAATGCTCGGAGAGATTCCATAACCTAGTGGGACAGAAGCTAATGTCTACTGTGGTAACTG AGGTGAACCAAGCACAGCAAATTTTACTGGTCAGGCTGTTGGAACTTAATAGCATCAGTAACATGACAATGTCAAGTGACATTGGGGAGCTTCTCGTGAAAGAAGGCTTGGCTTCTTTCCTCAGTGG AGTGACACTTGATAAAGAACCTCTATCGTCAAAGACAACTATCTGGGACCCTCCATTCGAAAGCCCTTTGGAGGTAACGGAGGCTGACATATCTTCAGAAAATACTACAGAACACGTGTTTGAAGTTGATCTTCATAGTGAACGTCAGCTCTGTGCCTCTGAGCTGAGGGTGAGGGTCACCCATGTCACTTCCCCAGCTAGCTTTTTTGTGCAGTTTCTGCAGATGGACAGCAGTCTCAAGAG GGTATATAAAATGTTGAAGGAAGAGTATGCATTGTCCAAGCCTCTGCCAGAAGAGTGGAAAGCACAGATGTACTGTGCTGCCCTCATCAATGGCGTCTGGGAAAGAGGGCAGATCTGCTCTGTATCTTCCAACAATGTCGCAGAG GTACTACGCTGCGATTTTGGAGGCAAAGTGAAACTTCAGCTGAACAACCTCAGGCCTCTTCGACATCATCTCATTGGTAGCCTTGTTCTCGAGTGTTCCCTTTGTGACATAAG ACCTACAGGAGGCGGCACTACTTGGACAGTCACTGCATGTGAATTCATCTCTTATTACCTAACAGGTGCTCTGGCTATTATGACTGTCAAG GACAAGGCCCAGCAGCCAGTCTCTGTTGCTTTATACTGCCACAGCAAGGCTAGCCAGGAGGTCAGCTTTGCTGATGTCATGGTCAGTGCGGGTCTGGCACTTAAGGAGAGGAGACCTGA TGTGGTCTCTGTTAAAACATCTGAAGGATCTGATCAACAAGGAAGTGTATCAATGGGGGAAAACCAGAGGCCGTTATGTTGCATGTTGTCTGGTCTGCTGGAAGAGCTAAAGACCGAACATTACAGTCCACCAAAGCTGCCTCAATGTGGCCTTGTACAGATGACCATCACAGCTGTCAGCGAGGACGGGGCTATCTATGCTATGACTCAGGAAGCTG AACAGCATTTTGTGCAGCTGAAACGGACATTGCGATACGTTAAGTCCTTGCCCAGGCAGAAGCCCTACAACTGGAAGCATGGGCAAGGCTGTGCTGTCATGGGCTCTGATGTACTGTGGTACAGAGCAGAAGTGCTTGAGGTCATTGGTGGACACATTAAG GTGAGATACGTGGACCAGGGCTTGGTGGAGAACATTCCGGAGTGTTATGTTTACCCGATGTTGCTGTCTAAGGAAGTGCCCCAATTGAGTGTACCTTGTCAGTTGCATGGAGTCATTCCT GTCGGTGGAGTTTGGCAGAGGGATGCTGTGGAATTGCTAAAGGAGTTACTGCATATGCGTTATGTGAACATGCAGATCATG GAGGTACCTGTGGATCCTAGAGGTCACTTGACAGTTCAAATTGTGGTAGATGGGATAGACCTTAGCAAGTTCATGGTTCATCACCAACATGCTATCATGAGGCCCATCATCTCAAAAGAAAAG GATAATATGGAGGTGTATGTCATTGACCACGACAACTGGGACTGGGACGTAAAT GGCATGGAGTATGCAGTGTTGCAGCTTAAAAGGTATACCTATCCAAGAATGCCAGAGAAgggacagtgtttcccagtccaaaTCACACACCTCTGCACTCCCAATGAG GTTTTTCTCTCTCCCCTTCTGGACATGGAGGATTTTGTGGAGGACAGTGAGGAAAACCTGGAAGAAGCTCTTGCGTATGTGAATGAGATGGTGGACAGACTCCAGCCACTCAGTGACTTTGCCATTG GAAGCCCTTGCTTGGCCAAGTACAGTGATGGGCAGTACTACAGGGCCAAGATACTGAGCATTAAAAATTATAACCCAGTCCAAATCCTGGTGAGGCATGTGGATTTTGGCTCTGATGATACTTTgtccacacaaaa GCTACGTCAGATCCCTTCTGAGCTGTTGCAGTATCCCTGCAAAGCTATCAAAGTACGAGTGACTGGGCTCAGGCCCCCTCATGTCAGCCTGGAGAAGGAAAGAGTCTCGTACTCCCCCGAATGGAGCATTAAGGCTGTACTTGAGATGATTGACTTGCTGCATGGCAAAATTACCGCTTGTGTCATG TCAACAGGACCTGAAATTGCTGTGATGCTGTACAATGATGTGGGAGCTCTAGTTCACCGCCCACTAATAGAAAAAGGGCTAGCCGAAGAAGATTGA